From a region of the Rouxiella sp. S1S-2 genome:
- a CDS encoding (S)-acetoin forming diacetyl reductase, translating to MSNNGKVALVTGAGQGIGRAIALRLAKEGFAIAVVDFNAETAKKVAEEINHAGGKAIAHVADVSNREQVFSAVEAATKQLGGFDVIVNNAGIAPTTLIEDITPEIVDKVYNINVKGVIWGIQAAVKAFKSLGHGGKIINACSQAGHVGNPELAIYSSSKFAVRGLTQTAARDLAPLGITVNGYCPGIVKTPMWEEIDRQVSAAAGKPVGYGTQEFAKNITLKRLSEPEDVAGCVAYLASADSDYMTGQSLLIDGGMVFN from the coding sequence TAACAGGTGCCGGTCAGGGTATCGGACGTGCAATTGCACTGCGTTTGGCAAAGGAGGGTTTTGCCATTGCGGTTGTGGACTTTAACGCCGAGACGGCAAAAAAAGTGGCGGAAGAAATCAACCACGCGGGCGGTAAAGCTATCGCCCACGTCGCGGATGTTTCTAACCGCGAACAGGTATTCTCTGCCGTCGAGGCTGCGACCAAACAGCTCGGCGGATTCGACGTCATCGTTAACAACGCCGGTATTGCCCCTACAACGCTCATTGAAGACATTACGCCTGAAATAGTTGATAAAGTTTATAACATCAACGTCAAAGGCGTTATCTGGGGTATTCAGGCGGCGGTCAAAGCCTTCAAATCTCTCGGCCACGGCGGCAAAATAATTAATGCCTGCTCTCAGGCGGGCCACGTGGGTAACCCTGAGTTGGCCATTTATAGCTCCAGTAAATTTGCCGTTCGCGGTTTGACGCAAACTGCGGCGCGCGACCTGGCGCCACTAGGGATCACGGTCAATGGTTACTGCCCTGGGATTGTTAAAACGCCGATGTGGGAAGAGATCGACCGTCAAGTTTCTGCGGCAGCGGGTAAACCTGTAGGTTACGGCACCCAGGAATTCGCTAAAAACATCACGCTGAAACGCCTTTCAGAGCCGGAGGATGTGGCTGGCTGCGTTGCTTATCTGGCGAGCGCCGACTCGGACTACATGACCGGCCAGTCGCTGCTGATTGACGGTGGCATGGTGTTCAACTAA